A single Cottoperca gobio chromosome 7, fCotGob3.1, whole genome shotgun sequence DNA region contains:
- the perm1a gene encoding uncharacterized protein perm1a has translation MEDFDYSVEICEQDWECFFVECEECSLLPPSLAGVDDSGMSDIDDTRSILSKRVEKVDLTAGFSESDRPIDGPPDCEGSPVEHYLSKHTVGGMESVLSGSEEDIHLQSVNIFFERLKNLTEAERLSEPSKVRDGKKQEAIREEQRCSGWQQASSSSLPKHIPKLSSLPASGETAVGKETTKPVNTISNINTIKKGMPGSNTSPEPAARIAVLKANKSAYPESRLFVREDACTETRVKKATQVNQSRNSPEGVVCAETTPDTAIKEETDDVKQEGLLTSQLTLSKKCSTDSLSNLEMVKHVKRKEDLNVLQSDAARTNKTASQESSPSASSRRKRRKKRRLGVEPAEGGHRYERQVSVKPSDSEEEQYPWRGGTSLCLFKNTNLSHLNEPQTNCMSTLTTHSATSNLPGKISAKETKVKDPLCDIQYQYLPEGFIRKGRCKAAGSSEHNATNDGLLTPQSQNDNSDNVATNLQPCSKLHAEESTVLPVSITNGVPGKSHLATETANCERKDTRAGSLRQSDKMNHSIICYKIEENPEFCTAEVKSISILPSAESNDPAVEVSQNVKLSSAKSVLAVEAGHSGRDNHTLCRREAEPQQQLEIDCQDTDRYRSTLENTHFPLAACTSDSNNTQLKQFETRACAFLDEISSDALPDIHHLAKSPSGSDMSIKAQQTEYPLVRQTLSKCDDVSEKNTTYERTELAASQTVACQSRNPFLSDTPVSSCCTLDTASVMLLSNENITDVSGSSCLSVDQNDPEGGDKTSLMLAKHEEGDDTSKSKSLSAANDTTGSNWDLMVKAEDVISASKANCELEKAPDSKDSVFAMSSFWNEMEKLTINDILGLRMISNGAPRSSLTPLQECEETDMFAMTDSGFFTHLDESKPEQTNEDTSSDPYPAQSSSVSTVCSSSARGVMWESLGADTYPENMMLTSAGDFSRPAHPGGAQTCLRKISKNVSIHNLHVLDSESFSFTQKGHISQTLDEGELQKVEYVSDGLVPKQDKDVNALASFSTDSYRISLTDIFRYLFSGKQSIPNQSATDNITTCYTDGNSVPETYDHFFSEFDTESFFYPLIAKEELVPIFSSSRSANRNLQFPEAYEHFFSSSSSDDSSGESDEEDGCGPVRVVTRFSLTSRASQISTDIYENFFTDSDLRQNFFWKTTLSFRNISLTKSTVQKETPSNPLSAVPVRQGGRSIERTVHPLNARGKKDVMFPDPLLYHLDDRIYSPLAQQPFRYEDVQTTVSNPRLDASLLPLRQSDMCLVCIAFASWVLKTANPQVGDTWKAVLLANVSALSAIRYLRKYVKMEAAASEKNVNYTAPSDS, from the exons ATGGAGGACTTTGACTACAGTGTGGAGATCTGTGAGCAAGACTGGGAATGCTTCTTTGTGGAGTGCGAGGAGTGTAgcctccttcctccttcatTAGCAGGTGTGGACGACTCGGGGATGAGTGACATTGATGATACACGGTCCATTCTTTCTAAGAGGGTTGAGAAAGTCGACCTCACAGCAGGCTTTTCAGAGTCTGACCGCCCCATCGATGGCCCCCCAGACTGTGAGGGCTCTCCTGTGGAgcattacctcagtaaacacacCGTCGGTGGAATGGAGAGCGTGCTCTCGGGCAGTGAGGAGGACATACACCTGCAGTCTGTCAATATATTCTTTGAAAGGTTGAAAAATCTTACAGAGGCGGAGAGGCTTTCTGAGCCAAGCAAAGTGAGAGATGGAAAAAAACAGGAGGCAATACGTGAGGAGCAGCGGTGTAGTGGTTGGCAACAAGCCAGCAGCAGTTCTTTGCCAAAACACATCCCCAAGTTAAGCTCCCTGCCAGCCAGCGGTGAAACAGCAGTTGGCAAAGAGACAACAAAGCCTGTCAACACCATCAGcaacataaacacaataaaaaaaggcaTGCCTGGTTCCAACACTTCCCCTGAACCTGCAGCCAGGATCGCAGTGCTCAAGGCTAACAAATCAGCGTACCCTGAATCAAGGTTATTCGTCAGAGAAGATGCCTGTACAGAAACCAGAGTAAAAAAGGCAACGCAAGTGAATCAGTCTCGAAACTCACCCGAGGGGGTCGTCTGCGCAGAAACAACACCTGACACTGCGATAAAGGAGGAAACGGATGATGTTAAGCAGGAAGGTTTGTTGACAAGTCAGTTAACTCTCAGTAAAAAGTGTAGCACTGATTCATTGAGTAATCTAGAAATGGTGAAACATGTTAAACGGAAGGAAGACCTTAATGTTTTGCAGTCAGACGCAGCACGCACAAACAAAACAGCGAGCCAAGAATCGTCTCCATCTGCTTCTTccagaagaaagagaaggaagaaaagacGACTCGGCGTTGAGCCAGCTGAGGGTGGGCATAGATACGAGAGGCAGGTTTCAGTCAAGCCGAGTGACTCAGAGGAGGAGCAGTATCCATGGAGAGGAGGAACgagtctgtgtttatttaaaaatacaaatttgtCGCATTTAAACGAACCACAAACAAATTGTATGTCCACTTTAACTACACATTCTGCCACCAGCAATCTCCCTGGGAAGATATCTGCTAAGGAGACCAAAGTGAAAGATCCTCTATGTGACATACAATACCAATATTTACCAGAAGGCTTCATCAGAAAAGGAAGGTGTAAAGCAGCAGGCTCGTCTGAACATAATGCAACTAATGATGGGTTACTAACCCCACAAAGTCAAAATGACAACAGTGATAATGTGGCAACTAATTTACAGCCATGCAGCAAATTACATGCAGAAGAATCAACTGTGTTGCCCGTTTCAATTACTAACGGTGTACCTGGTAAATCACACCTGGCCACAGAAACGGCAAACTGTGAAAGAAAGGACACTCGTGCCGGGAGTCTCCGGCAGTCTGACAAAATGAATCATTCTATCATTTGTTATAAAATTGAAGAAAATCCAGAATTTTGTACAGCAGAGGTCAAATCAATAAGTATTTTACCAAGCGCAGAGTCAAATGATCCCGCTGTGGAAGTcagccaaaatgtcaaactgtcttCTGCTAAGTCGGTCCTGGCTGTAGAGGCTGGACATTCTGGCAGAGACAACCACACACTGTGTCGAAGAGAGGCTGAGCCCCAACAACAGCTGGAAATTGACTGTCAAGACACAGACCGATATAGATCTACACTGGAAAATACTCACTTTCCTCTGGCTGCATGCACTTCTGATTcaaacaacacacaactcaAGCAATTTGAAACTAGAGCCTGTGCATTCTTGGACGAGATTTCCAGTGATGCATTACCTGATATACACCATCTGGCTAAAAGTCCCTCCGGTTCAGATATGAGTATTAAAGCACAGCAAACAGAATATCCTCTGGTGCGTCAGACATTATCCAAATGTGATGATGtatcagaaaaaaacacaacatatgaGAGAACTGAATTGGCAGCATCACAAACGGTGGCTTGTCAAAGTAGGAATCCCTTCTTATCTGATACACCAGTATCATCCTGCTGCACTCTGGACACAGCATCTGTCATGTTACTGTCAAATGAAAATATCACAGACGTGTCAGGAAGTTCTTGTTTATCCGTCGATCAAAATGACCCTGAAGGAGGAGACAAAACATCACTAATGCTGGCAAAACACGAGGAAGGAGATGACACATCTAAATCCAAAAGCCTGTCTGCAGCAAATGACACGACGGGTTCAAACTGGGATTTAATGGTCAAAGCAGAAGACGTCATCTCAGCATCTAAAGCAAATTGTGAGCTTGAAAAGGCACCAGATTCAAAAGATTCAGTGTTCGCTATGTCTTCTTTTTGGAATGAGATGGAGAAGCTGACAATAAATGATATTCTGGGTTTACGAATGATCAGCAATGGTGCTCCACGCAGCTCCCTCACACCGTTACAGGAATGTGAGGAGACCGACATGTTTGCTATGACTGATTCAGGCTTTTTTACTCATCTGGATGAGTCCAAGCCTGAACAAACCAATGAGGACACATCCAGCGATCCTTACCCTGCACAATCAAGTTCTGTTAGCACAGTCTGTTCTTCCTCTGCTAGAGGTGTTATGTGGGAGAGTCTAGGGGCTGATACTTACCCTGAGAATATGATGTTGACATCTGCTGGGGACTTTTCCCGACCAGCCCACCCTGGAGGTGCTCAAACGTGCCTCAGAAagatttctaaaaatgtaagCATACACAATCTACATGTCCTGGATTCTGAGTCTTTCAGCTTCACACAGAAAGGCCACATTTCACAGACCTTAGACGAAGGAGAACTACAAAAAGTAGAGTATGTCAGTGATGGACTCGTGCCTAAGCAAGACAAAGACGTCAACGCTTTAGCCTCATTTTCAACAGACAGCTACAGAATCTCTCTCACAGATATATTTCGGTATCTGTTCAGTGGAAAGCAATCAATTCCCAACCAATCAGCCACAGATAACATAACCACCTGCTACACTGATGGAAATTCTGTCCCTGAAACGTATGATCATTTCTTCTCCGAGTTTGATACAGAAAGCTTCTTCTACCCTCTCATCGCCAAAGAAGAGCTGGTTCCTATCTTTTCCTCCTCTCGCTCAGCTAATAGAAACCTGCAGTTCCCTGAGGCCTATGAGCACttcttttcatcttcttcttctgatgaTTCTTCTGGGGAATCTGATGAAGAAGATGGTTGCGGTCCTGTGAGGGTGGTGACCAGGTTCAGCCTTACATCAAGAGCATCTCAGATTTCTACAGACATATATGAGAATTTCTTCACAGATAGCGACCTCAGACAGAACTTCTTTTGGAAAACCACACTCTCCTTCAGGAACATTAGTTTGACCAAATCTACAGTCCAGAAGGAAACACCCTCAAACCCTCTATCTGCTGTACCTGTGAGGCAAGGTGGCAGATCCATTGAAAGGACAGTTCATCCTCTAAATGCTCGGGGAAAGAAAGACGTGATGTTTCCTGATCCACTTCTCTACCACCTGGATGACAGGATCTACTCACCACTAGCGCAGCAGCCTTTCAGATACGAGGATGTACAGACGACTGTTTCAAATCCAA GGTTGGatgcctccctcctgcctctcagacagtcagacatgtGTCTGGTCTGTATTGCATTTGCTTCGTGGGTGCTGAAGACTGCAAACCCCCAAGTTGGAGATACCTGGAAGGCTG TTCTGCTGGCGAATGTAAGTGCTCTGTCTGCCATCCGATACCTGCGTAAATACGTCAAGATGGAGGCAGCAGCCAGTGAGAAGAACGTGAATTACACCGCCCCGTCTGATTCTTGA